From a single Pseudomonas sp. A34-9 genomic region:
- the rplL gene encoding 50S ribosomal protein L7/L12 encodes MSLTNEQIIDAIGEKSVLEIVELIKAMEEKFGVSAAAASAGPAAAAAVVEEQTEFNVVLLEAGEKKVNVIKAVRELTGLGLKEAKEKVDGAPQVVAEGVSKEAAEDAKKKLEEAGAKVELK; translated from the coding sequence ATGTCTCTGACTAACGAACAAATCATCGACGCAATCGGCGAAAAATCGGTTCTGGAAATCGTTGAGCTGATCAAGGCAATGGAAGAGAAGTTCGGCGTATCCGCTGCCGCTGCTTCTGCTGGTCCAGCTGCTGCTGCCGCTGTTGTTGAAGAGCAAACCGAGTTCAACGTTGTTCTGCTGGAAGCTGGCGAGAAGAAGGTTAACGTGATCAAGGCAGTTCGTGAACTGACCGGTCTGGGCCTGAAAGAAGCCAAAGAGAAAGTAGACGGCGCTCCTCAGGTTGTAGCTGAAGGCGTTTCGAAAGAAGCGGCTGAAGACGCTAAGAAGAAGCTGGAAGAAGCAGGCGCTAAAGTCGAGCTGAAATAA